One segment of Curtobacterium sp. MR_MD2014 DNA contains the following:
- the recA gene encoding recombinase RecA gives MPSPADREKALETALAQIDRQFGKGTVMRLGSDERAPVATIPTGSVALDVALGIGGLPRGRIIEIYGPESSGKTTLTLHAIANAQRAGGIAAFIDAEHALDPEYAKKLGVDIDALLVSQPDTGEQALEIADMLVRSGSIDLIVVDSVAALVPRAEIEGEMGDSHVGLQARLMSQALRKLAGGLNQTQTTMIFINQLREKIGVFFGSPETTAGGKALKFYASVRLDIRRIETLKSGTDAVGNRTRVKVVKNKMAPPFKQAEFDILYGTGISREGSLLDFGVDHGIVKKSGAWYTYDGDQLGQGKENSRSFLIQNADIAAEIEGKILAKLGVGGAKADAPVESIAPKLAERKGA, from the coding sequence CAGACCGCGAGAAGGCCCTCGAGACCGCACTCGCCCAGATCGACCGGCAGTTCGGCAAGGGGACGGTCATGCGTCTCGGCTCGGACGAGCGCGCGCCGGTCGCCACCATCCCGACCGGCTCCGTCGCGCTCGACGTCGCACTCGGCATCGGCGGCCTCCCGCGCGGCCGCATCATCGAGATCTACGGCCCGGAGTCGTCGGGTAAGACGACCCTGACGCTGCACGCCATCGCGAACGCGCAGCGCGCGGGTGGCATCGCAGCCTTCATCGACGCGGAGCACGCGCTCGACCCCGAGTACGCGAAGAAGCTCGGTGTCGACATCGACGCCCTCCTCGTGTCGCAGCCCGACACCGGTGAGCAGGCGCTCGAGATCGCCGACATGCTCGTCCGCTCGGGGTCGATCGACCTGATCGTCGTCGACTCGGTCGCCGCCCTGGTGCCGCGTGCCGAGATCGAGGGCGAGATGGGCGACTCGCACGTGGGTCTCCAGGCGCGCCTCATGTCCCAGGCCCTGCGCAAGCTCGCCGGTGGCCTGAACCAGACGCAGACCACGATGATCTTCATCAACCAGCTGCGCGAGAAGATCGGCGTGTTCTTCGGCAGCCCCGAAACGACCGCCGGCGGCAAGGCGCTCAAGTTCTACGCGTCGGTCCGCCTCGACATCCGTCGCATCGAGACGCTGAAGAGCGGGACCGACGCCGTCGGCAACCGCACCCGCGTCAAGGTCGTGAAGAACAAGATGGCTCCGCCCTTCAAGCAGGCCGAGTTCGACATCCTGTACGGCACGGGCATCTCGCGCGAGGGCTCCCTGCTCGACTTCGGTGTCGACCACGGCATCGTGAAGAAGTCGGGTGCCTGGTACACCTACGACGGCGACCAGCTCGGGCAGGGCAAGGAGAACTCGCGCTCGTTCCTGATCCAGAACGCGGACATCGCGGCGGAGATCGAGGGCAAGATCCTCGCGAAGCTCGGCGTCGGTGGCGCCAAGGCCGATGCTCCGGTCGAGTCGATCGCGCCGAAGCTGGCGGAGCGCAAGGGCGCGTGA